In Arthrobacter sp. CDRTa11, one DNA window encodes the following:
- a CDS encoding prephenate dehydrogenase: protein MSAFRTHGRGHLNGPVVVIGTGLLGASIGLGLRGRGVPVFLSDPSPTNQAVAVDIGAGLPLGEIDDGKPELVVVAAPPDVTADVVAKALADYPDSVVVDIASVKGAILDELRSRGVDLSRYVGTHPMAGREKSGPVAARGELFTSMPWVLCPSEETSAAAVQTAHALATDLGAVVSQFTPDEHDEAVALVSHLPQVMSSLLASRLQGTPLHALSLAGNGLRDVTRIAASDPTLWVQILGGNAPKVVEILYGVREDLNRLIGTLEAPAAPGARLDLAQLISEGNAGQARIPGKHGGPPQAYSWLTVLVDDKPGQIALLLTEIGEIGVNVEDLRLDHSSGQNVGMVELSVLPNKHDHLIEALNDRGWRVLQ from the coding sequence ATGTCCGCATTTCGCACGCACGGCCGCGGACACCTTAACGGGCCGGTAGTGGTGATTGGCACCGGGCTGCTCGGTGCCAGCATCGGGCTTGGCCTGCGTGGACGCGGTGTGCCGGTGTTCCTGTCCGACCCCTCTCCCACCAACCAGGCCGTCGCCGTTGATATCGGCGCCGGCCTGCCCTTGGGGGAGATCGACGACGGGAAACCGGAGCTTGTGGTGGTGGCTGCCCCGCCCGACGTGACTGCTGATGTGGTGGCTAAAGCGCTGGCCGACTACCCCGACTCCGTGGTGGTTGATATCGCCAGCGTTAAGGGTGCCATCCTGGACGAATTGCGCAGTCGTGGGGTTGACCTTTCCCGCTACGTGGGTACCCATCCCATGGCCGGCCGCGAGAAATCGGGACCGGTCGCTGCCCGCGGTGAGCTTTTTACGTCCATGCCCTGGGTGCTCTGTCCGTCAGAGGAAACGTCAGCCGCCGCTGTGCAGACAGCGCATGCGCTGGCGACGGATCTTGGTGCGGTGGTATCCCAGTTCACCCCGGACGAGCACGACGAAGCGGTGGCACTGGTGTCGCACCTGCCCCAGGTGATGTCGTCCCTGCTGGCCAGCCGGCTGCAGGGCACGCCGCTCCACGCCCTCTCACTGGCCGGCAACGGCCTGCGCGACGTCACCAGGATCGCGGCCAGTGATCCCACCCTGTGGGTCCAGATCCTGGGCGGAAACGCACCGAAGGTCGTGGAGATCCTTTACGGCGTCCGCGAAGACCTCAACCGTCTCATCGGCACGCTGGAAGCACCGGCGGCGCCCGGTGCCAGGCTTGACCTTGCCCAGCTGATCAGCGAAGGCAACGCCGGCCAGGCCCGGATACCCGGCAAGCACGGCGGCCCTCCGCAGGCCTACTCATGGCTCACAGTCCTGGTGGATGACAAGCCAGGGCAGATCGCGCTGCTCCTCACCGAAATCGGTGAGATCGGCGTGAACGTGGAGGACCTTCGGCTCGATCATTCCTCCGGCCAGAATGTTGGCATGGTGGAGCTTTCCGTACTGCCGAACAAGCATGACCACCTGATCGAAGCACTCAACGACCGCGGATGGCGGGTACTCCAGTAA
- the cmk gene encoding (d)CMP kinase, with the protein MTQELLDTLPALRVGRPLVVAIDGPSGSGKSSVSKEVARRLRLAYLDTGAMYRALTWFCLNSGIDLNEAAAVEQAARDLVLDVSTSPLEEFVRVDGVDVTGAIREPEISSAVSIVATTLGARTELIRRQRELIEKHHRRMVVEGRDITTVVAPGAEVRMLLTASEEARLRRRGIQLGGTQNADQLAAQVTGRDAKDSTVVNFTQAADGVVTLDSSELDFAETVDAALVIVTKVLNRD; encoded by the coding sequence ATGACACAGGAACTTCTTGATACCTTGCCTGCGCTGCGCGTCGGCAGGCCGCTCGTCGTTGCCATTGACGGTCCCTCCGGCTCGGGTAAGTCCAGCGTCAGCAAGGAAGTTGCCCGGCGGCTGCGGCTGGCCTATCTCGATACCGGTGCCATGTACCGGGCACTGACCTGGTTTTGCCTCAACAGCGGGATCGACCTTAATGAGGCAGCTGCCGTGGAGCAGGCCGCCAGGGACCTTGTCCTGGACGTGAGCACCAGCCCGCTGGAGGAATTCGTGCGGGTGGATGGCGTCGACGTCACCGGGGCCATCCGCGAACCGGAGATTTCTTCAGCAGTAAGCATCGTCGCCACGACGCTTGGCGCCAGGACCGAGCTGATCCGCCGCCAGCGCGAACTGATCGAAAAGCACCACCGCCGGATGGTGGTGGAAGGGCGGGACATTACCACCGTCGTCGCGCCCGGAGCGGAAGTCAGGATGCTGCTGACGGCAAGCGAAGAGGCCCGGCTCCGCCGCCGGGGAATCCAGCTGGGCGGGACCCAGAACGCGGACCAGCTCGCAGCCCAGGTGACCGGGCGCGACGCCAAGGATTCCACGGTGGTGAACTTCACCCAGGCTGCCGACGGCGTGGTCACCCTCGATTCCTCGGAGCTGGACTTCGCTGAAACGGTGGATGCTGCCCTTGTCATCGTCACAAAGGTCCTCAACCGTGACTGA
- a CDS encoding lysophospholipid acyltransferase family protein, with protein MTWSRPVGWILDHLVYRTSVTGRDNVPTGGPVIFAANHISFLDGPVMFGASPRPMHILVKKEMFNGFLGRVLRASGQLPVDRSGDRAALLLSKDVLDAGRCVGILPEGTRGSGQATDISNGVAWLALNSGAPVVPVAILGTRIEDEHLDSVPKLGRRFHVSFGNALTLSRNTGETGRASMDRAGMEIRAALAGHVLDTIQFSGQPLPHADLPQELHAVAGTPADDH; from the coding sequence ATGACCTGGAGCCGGCCTGTGGGCTGGATTCTGGACCACCTGGTGTACCGGACCTCGGTCACGGGCAGGGACAACGTACCAACCGGTGGACCCGTCATTTTCGCCGCCAACCACATCAGTTTCCTGGACGGCCCGGTGATGTTCGGCGCTTCACCGCGGCCCATGCACATCTTGGTCAAAAAGGAGATGTTCAACGGTTTCCTCGGACGGGTGCTTCGTGCCTCCGGGCAGCTCCCGGTGGACCGCTCCGGAGACCGTGCGGCGCTGCTGCTTAGCAAGGACGTGCTCGACGCCGGCCGCTGCGTGGGCATACTCCCTGAGGGAACGCGGGGGAGTGGGCAGGCAACGGACATCAGTAATGGTGTCGCGTGGCTGGCGCTGAACTCGGGAGCTCCCGTGGTGCCGGTCGCTATCCTGGGCACCCGGATAGAAGACGAACACCTCGACTCGGTCCCCAAACTTGGGCGGCGGTTCCACGTCAGTTTCGGCAATGCCCTGACGCTGAGCCGCAATACCGGCGAAACAGGCCGTGCTTCAATGGACAGGGCGGGAATGGAAATCCGCGCTGCGCTGGCAGGGCATGTCCTGGACACCATCCAATTCAGTGGGCAGCCTTTGCCCCACGCGGATCTTCCGCAAGAACTTCACGCAGTAGCCGGGACGCCGGCAGATGACCACTAA
- the der gene encoding ribosome biogenesis GTPase Der, translating into MSDTTQSSGHSGAGEDEYTPTGTDQVAERLAALDDDEAEMRAASLRAGLDDYELDEEDAALLSGEYGDEDFDGPVKLDPVLAIIGRPNVGKSTLVNRILGRREAVVEDTPGVTRDRVMYSATWNGRNFTLVDTGGWEHSARGIHARVAEQAEMAVELADAVLFVVDSAVGATATDEGVMKMLRKSKKPVIMVANKVDDFAQEADSATLWGLGFGEPYPVSALHGRGVADLLDHVMDTLPEFSTIEGLERSGGPRRIALIGRPNVGKSSLLNKLAGSERVVVDNTAGTTRDPVDEFIELGGRTWRFVDTAGIRRRQHMAQGADYYASLRTQAALEKAEVAVVLLAVDEVLSEQDVRILQLAIESGRALVLAFNKWDLLDDERRTYLEREIEQDLAHVAWAPRVNISALTGWHKDRLVPALDLALENWDKRIPTGRLNAFLGELVAAHPHPVRGGKQPRILFGTQASSRPPKFVLFTTGFLDPGYRRFITRRLRETFGFEGTPIEVNMRVREKRGKKR; encoded by the coding sequence ATGAGCGATACGACTCAATCCTCCGGCCACTCCGGCGCCGGCGAAGACGAATACACGCCCACCGGCACCGACCAGGTGGCCGAACGGTTGGCTGCCCTGGACGATGACGAAGCGGAGATGCGCGCGGCGTCGCTCCGCGCCGGTCTGGACGACTATGAGCTGGATGAAGAGGACGCTGCCCTGCTCAGCGGGGAGTACGGCGACGAAGACTTCGACGGCCCCGTCAAGCTTGATCCTGTACTTGCCATTATCGGCCGTCCGAATGTGGGCAAATCCACGCTGGTTAACCGGATCCTCGGCCGCCGTGAGGCCGTGGTGGAAGACACCCCTGGTGTTACCCGCGACCGTGTGATGTATTCTGCCACCTGGAACGGCCGCAACTTCACGTTGGTGGACACCGGCGGCTGGGAGCATTCCGCCCGCGGAATCCACGCACGCGTTGCCGAGCAGGCCGAAATGGCCGTGGAATTGGCTGACGCGGTGCTGTTTGTTGTTGACTCGGCCGTTGGCGCCACCGCCACGGATGAGGGCGTCATGAAGATGCTCCGCAAGAGCAAGAAGCCTGTCATCATGGTGGCCAACAAGGTGGACGACTTCGCCCAGGAAGCTGACTCAGCCACGCTGTGGGGCCTTGGCTTCGGCGAGCCCTACCCCGTCTCGGCACTCCATGGCCGGGGCGTGGCGGATCTCCTGGACCACGTGATGGACACTCTCCCCGAGTTTTCCACCATCGAGGGCCTGGAACGCTCCGGCGGGCCGCGGCGCATCGCCCTGATCGGACGCCCGAACGTGGGCAAGTCCTCACTGCTGAACAAGCTGGCCGGCTCCGAGCGGGTTGTCGTCGACAACACCGCCGGCACCACCCGCGATCCGGTGGACGAATTCATCGAACTCGGCGGCCGGACCTGGCGCTTTGTTGACACCGCCGGTATCCGGCGCCGCCAGCATATGGCGCAGGGCGCGGACTACTACGCCTCGCTCCGGACCCAGGCCGCGTTGGAAAAGGCCGAGGTTGCCGTAGTGCTCCTGGCCGTTGACGAGGTCCTGAGCGAGCAGGACGTCCGGATTCTTCAGCTGGCCATCGAATCCGGCCGGGCCCTGGTCCTGGCCTTCAACAAGTGGGACCTGCTGGACGACGAACGCCGCACCTACCTGGAGCGCGAAATCGAGCAGGACCTGGCCCACGTGGCCTGGGCCCCGAGGGTCAACATTTCGGCGCTGACGGGTTGGCACAAGGACCGCCTGGTTCCTGCCCTGGACCTGGCCCTGGAGAACTGGGACAAGCGTATTCCCACCGGCCGGCTCAACGCCTTCCTCGGTGAGCTCGTGGCTGCGCACCCGCACCCGGTCCGCGGCGGAAAGCAGCCGCGCATCCTCTTCGGCACCCAGGCATCAAGCCGGCCGCCGAAGTTTGTACTCTTCACCACGGGTTTCCTGGACCCCGGCTACCGCCGGTTCATCACCCGCCGGCTTCGCGAGACGTTCGGTTTCGAGGGCACGCCCATCGAGGTCAACATGCGCGTGCGTGAAAAGCGCGGCAAGAAGCGTTAA
- a CDS encoding NAD-dependent epimerase/dehydratase family protein, whose product MSKHVVLGGNGIIGRETIGALLAEGRTVCSVARSMPNLPTATPILADLRDAESAMVALRGADVAYLTVGVPYTTRAWRRDWPTIMQNTIDACLAHGTHLVFFDNVYAYGQVEGPMTESTPIRPCTRKGRVRASLLRILEAASRERGLSCNIGRSADFYGPGASTSVFNNFVIDNIAKGKAPVWLFDAHQPHSMTFTPDIGRALAVLGTDERARGRIWHLPTAPALTGADYLGLSGARPPYRTMSSGTLRMGALFVPAARETLEMAYQYEAPYVFDSSAFTTTFGHTPTAYADGIAAAREHRQRTLQSTP is encoded by the coding sequence ATGAGCAAACACGTAGTGCTCGGAGGAAACGGGATCATTGGCAGGGAAACCATCGGGGCGCTTCTGGCCGAGGGCCGGACGGTCTGTTCCGTCGCCCGGTCCATGCCGAATCTGCCAACGGCAACGCCCATCTTGGCTGACCTTCGGGACGCGGAGTCAGCAATGGTGGCGCTCCGCGGCGCTGACGTTGCCTACCTCACCGTCGGGGTGCCGTACACAACCCGGGCATGGAGACGGGACTGGCCCACAATCATGCAGAACACCATCGACGCCTGCCTTGCCCATGGCACCCACCTGGTGTTCTTCGACAACGTCTATGCGTACGGCCAAGTGGAAGGCCCCATGACGGAGTCGACGCCCATCCGGCCCTGTACCCGGAAGGGCCGCGTCCGCGCCTCGCTTTTGAGGATCCTTGAGGCTGCCTCCCGGGAGCGCGGCCTCAGCTGTAATATCGGCCGCAGCGCTGACTTCTACGGGCCGGGAGCGTCAACCAGTGTGTTCAACAACTTCGTCATAGACAATATCGCCAAGGGCAAGGCACCGGTGTGGCTCTTCGATGCACACCAACCCCATTCGATGACCTTCACGCCGGACATCGGCAGGGCACTGGCCGTCTTGGGCACGGACGAACGCGCCCGTGGACGCATATGGCACCTTCCAACTGCCCCGGCCCTGACTGGCGCCGACTACCTCGGGCTCTCCGGCGCCCGCCCGCCGTACCGGACCATGTCCTCAGGCACCCTGCGTATGGGCGCACTCTTTGTTCCTGCGGCCAGGGAGACCCTGGAGATGGCCTACCAGTACGAGGCGCCCTACGTCTTCGACTCCAGCGCTTTCACCACAACATTTGGGCATACCCCCACCGCGTATGCGGACGGAATCGCAGCCGCACGGGAGCACCGGCAGCGGACGCTTCAGTCAACGCCCTGA
- a CDS encoding MerR family transcriptional regulator, translating to MKISEVCRQTGVSATTVKYYQREGLVSGGERVHSNQTVYNDSHVQRVKLVRALIDTGGLSVAATKRVLATLDSDDTSLAHTFEAAQHALGVGQAMAGTAEPLARGRINQLVDAQGWHTSQENPGFEVAARTLDAFATIGFEPPDEYLDAYAQAAALIARADLSALGSRTRPDLIAELMVVGTVLGDALIAGLRRLAQQNETADLFPLPAGTPGEKEAT from the coding sequence ATGAAGATCTCCGAAGTGTGCCGGCAAACCGGCGTCAGCGCGACGACGGTGAAGTACTACCAGCGAGAGGGGCTTGTGTCCGGCGGCGAGCGTGTCCACAGCAACCAGACGGTTTACAACGACAGCCACGTCCAGCGGGTGAAGCTGGTGCGGGCGCTTATCGACACGGGCGGCCTGTCGGTGGCTGCCACTAAGCGTGTGCTTGCCACCCTGGACTCGGATGACACATCGCTGGCGCATACGTTCGAAGCAGCCCAGCATGCTCTGGGCGTTGGCCAGGCGATGGCGGGGACAGCGGAACCCCTGGCGCGAGGCCGGATCAACCAGCTCGTCGACGCACAAGGCTGGCACACCAGCCAGGAGAATCCTGGCTTCGAGGTCGCCGCACGGACGCTTGATGCGTTTGCAACTATCGGCTTTGAGCCCCCAGACGAGTACCTGGATGCTTACGCGCAGGCTGCCGCACTGATCGCGCGGGCCGATCTCAGTGCCTTAGGAAGCCGCACCCGCCCGGACCTTATTGCCGAACTGATGGTGGTGGGGACCGTCCTGGGCGACGCGCTGATTGCCGGACTCAGACGCCTGGCCCAGCAGAACGAAACAGCGGACCTCTTTCCGCTGCCGGCAGGAACCCCAGGAGAAAAGGAAGCGACATGA
- a CDS encoding Fpg/Nei family DNA glycosylase: protein MPELPEVAGLAGFLDEHLRGTTVRKVQIVSFAVLKTADPPYTALQDRTVTGVRRFGKFVSLDTDGPSFVFHLARAGWVRFTDSPTDTQLRMGKGHIAARLAFAGEDGPLGMDLTEAGTKKSLAVYVVRDPLDVPGIAALGPDPFSPAFDVGMLAEIIGSSSQQIKGLLRSQSVIAGIGNAYSDEILHAARISPFAIAKSLDRDTVQVLYDAIHSILGTAMAEAEGRPPNELKDAKRSHMRVHARTGQACPVCGDTVREVSFADTALQYCPTCQTKGKILADRRTSKFLK, encoded by the coding sequence ATGCCGGAACTTCCTGAAGTCGCAGGCCTGGCCGGTTTCCTCGATGAGCACCTGCGCGGAACAACGGTGCGTAAAGTCCAGATCGTTTCGTTTGCCGTGCTGAAGACAGCGGATCCGCCGTACACCGCCCTGCAGGACAGGACCGTGACCGGCGTGCGGCGCTTTGGAAAATTCGTGAGCCTTGATACGGACGGCCCGTCCTTTGTGTTCCATCTGGCCAGGGCTGGATGGGTTCGTTTCACGGACTCCCCCACTGATACCCAACTGCGGATGGGCAAGGGCCACATCGCCGCGCGGCTTGCCTTCGCCGGCGAGGACGGTCCCCTGGGCATGGATCTGACCGAGGCAGGAACGAAAAAGAGCCTGGCTGTGTACGTGGTCCGCGACCCCCTGGACGTCCCGGGGATTGCGGCCCTGGGCCCGGATCCGTTCAGCCCGGCGTTCGACGTCGGCATGCTGGCAGAGATCATCGGATCCAGCTCACAGCAGATCAAGGGCCTCCTGCGCAGCCAGAGCGTGATCGCCGGAATAGGGAACGCGTACAGCGACGAGATCCTTCACGCCGCCAGGATCTCCCCTTTTGCGATCGCCAAGTCCCTGGACCGGGATACCGTGCAGGTCCTTTACGACGCCATCCACAGCATCCTGGGCACTGCCATGGCGGAAGCCGAAGGCAGGCCTCCGAACGAACTCAAGGATGCAAAACGGAGTCACATGAGGGTCCACGCCCGGACCGGGCAGGCGTGCCCGGTGTGCGGGGACACTGTCAGGGAAGTCTCCTTCGCGGATACCGCCCTTCAGTACTGCCCCACGTGCCAGACCAAGGGCAAGATCCTGGCCGACCGCAGAACCTCGAAATTCCTTAAATAG
- the gcvH gene encoding glycine cleavage system protein GcvH, with protein sequence MSNIPEDLSYTAEHEWVTAPNSDGVVRVGITDFAQDALGDVVYAQMPEVGTKITANEVVGEVESTKSVSDIYAPVSGEVVARNDSLDTDSALINSDPYGDGWLIEVKLAEADAVESLLSASEYEQQVG encoded by the coding sequence ATGAGCAACATTCCCGAAGACCTGTCCTACACGGCCGAACACGAGTGGGTCACTGCCCCCAACTCCGACGGCGTGGTCCGGGTGGGCATCACCGATTTTGCCCAGGACGCCCTGGGAGACGTTGTCTATGCACAGATGCCTGAGGTAGGCACAAAGATCACGGCCAATGAAGTGGTGGGCGAGGTTGAATCCACCAAAAGCGTGAGTGACATCTATGCGCCGGTCAGCGGCGAAGTGGTGGCCCGGAACGACTCGCTGGACACGGATTCCGCCCTGATCAACAGTGATCCCTATGGCGACGGCTGGCTCATTGAGGTCAAACTCGCAGAAGCTGATGCGGTGGAGTCATTGCTCAGTGCATCCGAGTACGAACAGCAGGTAGGCTAA
- a CDS encoding FHA domain-containing protein, with amino-acid sequence MVGHKKKPADRDYGAGEAKSSETTSIHLTPVTDEPTITPRLSPEERSSVEALPAGSALLIAHTGPNAGARFLLDSDVTTAGRHPDADIFLDDVTVSRRHVEFRRTERGFEVVDTGSLNGTYVNHDRVDSVELRSGSEVQIGKFRLTFYLSPARAAGRG; translated from the coding sequence ATGGTTGGCCACAAAAAGAAACCTGCCGACAGGGATTACGGCGCTGGTGAGGCCAAGTCATCGGAGACCACCTCGATCCACCTCACACCCGTCACCGACGAACCCACCATCACTCCCAGGCTGTCGCCGGAGGAACGGTCCTCGGTGGAGGCTCTTCCCGCCGGATCCGCGCTCCTGATCGCCCACACGGGCCCCAACGCCGGCGCCCGCTTCCTGCTGGACTCTGACGTCACCACTGCCGGACGGCACCCCGACGCCGATATCTTCCTGGACGATGTCACCGTTTCCCGCCGCCACGTGGAGTTCCGGCGCACTGAACGTGGCTTTGAAGTGGTGGACACGGGCAGCCTCAACGGCACCTACGTCAACCATGACCGCGTTGACAGCGTCGAGCTGAGGTCCGGCAGCGAAGTCCAGATCGGAAAATTCCGACTCACCTTCTACCTGAGCCCTGCCCGCGCTGCAGGCCGCGGCTGA
- a CDS encoding MerR family transcriptional regulator, producing the protein MAQPERRGPQVLNIGEVLAQLSSDFPGMTASKIRFLEEKGLINPRRTPAGYRQYSDGDVERLRFVLALQRDQYLPLKVIKDYLDAIDRGERPENLPPGVVVSPRIVSDELAAELQNRGRKLSEEQLRTESGASVPLLQSLLSFGLISHSNGAFDEHALQVARACVQLESHGLEPRHFRPFQAAAEREFGLVERAVAPLASRKDSASQARAAEAAREISDLCLTLHRALVQDHISRMDI; encoded by the coding sequence ATGGCACAACCGGAGCGCCGCGGACCGCAGGTCCTGAACATTGGGGAAGTCCTCGCGCAGCTGAGCAGCGACTTTCCGGGAATGACTGCGTCCAAAATCAGGTTCCTGGAAGAAAAGGGACTGATCAACCCGCGACGCACCCCGGCTGGCTACCGGCAGTATTCCGACGGCGATGTTGAACGCCTTCGTTTTGTGCTCGCCCTCCAGCGGGACCAATACCTGCCCCTGAAAGTCATCAAGGACTACCTCGACGCCATCGACAGGGGCGAACGCCCGGAGAACCTGCCTCCCGGCGTCGTGGTTTCCCCGCGCATTGTTTCCGATGAACTCGCGGCCGAACTCCAGAACCGCGGGCGGAAGCTGAGCGAAGAACAGCTGCGGACGGAATCAGGGGCAAGCGTGCCATTGCTCCAGTCACTGCTGAGCTTCGGGTTGATCAGCCACAGCAACGGCGCGTTTGACGAGCACGCCCTGCAAGTGGCCCGTGCCTGCGTCCAGCTGGAAAGCCACGGCCTGGAGCCCCGCCACTTCCGTCCGTTCCAGGCGGCGGCGGAACGCGAGTTCGGGCTCGTGGAGCGGGCCGTGGCACCCCTGGCTTCACGGAAGGATTCCGCGTCCCAGGCCCGGGCCGCCGAAGCCGCCCGGGAAATCAGCGACCTCTGCCTCACACTGCACCGGGCCCTGGTGCAGGACCACATCTCACGCATGGACATCTGA
- a CDS encoding bifunctional nuclease family protein codes for MIEVEIVGVRIELPSNQPLVLLREIRGERHVPIWIGTPEASAIALAQQGVVPPRPMTHDLLVDVVESLGHSVVSVNIVAVEDNIFYGQLQFENGTTVSSRASDALAIALRAKCRIWCADSVMDEAGVRITEHDEGEDTEPGPTVDEERELRRFREFLDDVEPEDFDG; via the coding sequence ATGATCGAAGTAGAGATCGTAGGCGTTCGGATCGAACTGCCTTCCAACCAGCCCCTGGTTCTTCTTCGCGAGATCCGCGGCGAACGCCACGTGCCCATCTGGATCGGAACCCCGGAGGCCAGCGCCATTGCCCTGGCCCAGCAGGGGGTGGTGCCGCCCAGGCCCATGACCCATGATCTCCTCGTGGACGTGGTTGAATCGCTGGGCCACTCGGTGGTCAGCGTCAATATCGTGGCGGTGGAAGACAACATCTTCTACGGCCAGCTCCAGTTCGAGAACGGAACCACTGTCAGCTCGCGGGCGTCTGATGCCCTGGCTATCGCCCTGCGGGCCAAGTGCCGGATCTGGTGTGCCGACTCTGTGATGGATGAGGCCGGCGTGCGCATCACCGAGCACGACGAAGGCGAGGACACCGAGCCCGGGCCTACGGTGGACGAAGAGCGCGAGCTGCGACGCTTCCGCGAGTTCCTGGACGACGTGGAGCCGGAAGACTTCGACGGCTGA
- a CDS encoding MerR family transcriptional regulator: MSPKGEAGELKQPTTAGAAVPASGAQGLLFTEDLPVLDEDAGYRGPTACKAAGITYRQLDYWARTGLVEPAVRGAAGSGSQRLYGFRDILVLKVVKRLLDTGVSLQQIRSAVEHLRERGVEDLAQITLMSDGASVYECTSADEVIDLVQGGQGVFGIAVGRVWREVEGSLASLPSEHAAVQSFPDDELSKRRAARKTG, translated from the coding sequence GTGAGTCCCAAAGGCGAAGCAGGCGAGCTGAAACAGCCCACAACGGCTGGTGCTGCTGTCCCCGCCAGCGGTGCCCAGGGCCTCCTGTTCACCGAAGATCTTCCCGTCCTGGACGAGGACGCCGGCTACCGCGGCCCGACCGCCTGCAAGGCCGCCGGAATTACCTACCGCCAGCTGGATTACTGGGCACGGACCGGCTTGGTTGAACCGGCCGTCCGCGGCGCAGCCGGTTCAGGCTCCCAGCGGCTCTACGGGTTCCGGGACATCCTGGTCCTCAAGGTCGTCAAGAGGCTCCTGGACACCGGCGTTTCGTTGCAGCAGATCCGGTCGGCAGTTGAGCACCTCCGCGAACGCGGAGTGGAGGACCTGGCACAGATCACCCTCATGAGCGACGGCGCCAGCGTGTACGAATGCACCTCCGCTGACGAAGTCATTGACCTCGTCCAGGGCGGCCAGGGTGTGTTTGGCATTGCGGTGGGACGTGTCTGGCGCGAAGTTGAAGGCAGCCTCGCATCACTTCCCAGTGAGCACGCGGCGGTGCAGTCCTTTCCCGACGACGAGTTGAGCAAACGGCGGGCGGCCCGCAAGACCGGCTGA
- a CDS encoding ParA family protein, translated as MQVVSISSLKGGVGKTSVTTGLASAALAAGIPTLVVDLDPHADATTAMGVQPGDQLDIGRMLKSPRRAKLAENVAGSSWTAHAHSNGSGPAVLDVAVGSAYTGIYDRPDLGRRDLRRLSAVLAGADKYELVLIDCPPSLNGLTRMAWSASDKVALVAEPGLFSVAGTERTMRAIQLFRQEFAPNLSPAGIVANRVRSGSSEHTYRLAEMESMFGELLLSPRIPEQANWQQIQGAAHPVHHWPGDSAKSAAALFDTLLANLLAVGNGLRSRSQR; from the coding sequence GTGCAAGTAGTCAGCATCAGCAGCCTCAAGGGCGGGGTCGGCAAGACTTCCGTCACCACAGGATTGGCGTCTGCGGCGCTGGCCGCAGGCATCCCCACACTGGTGGTGGACCTGGATCCCCACGCGGACGCGACCACAGCCATGGGCGTGCAGCCAGGTGATCAGCTGGACATCGGCCGGATGCTGAAGAGCCCGCGCCGGGCGAAGCTCGCCGAGAACGTGGCCGGCAGCAGCTGGACCGCCCACGCCCATTCGAATGGCTCCGGGCCCGCGGTCCTGGACGTCGCCGTCGGCTCGGCCTATACCGGAATCTATGACCGCCCCGACCTTGGCCGGCGCGATCTGCGCCGGTTGTCGGCTGTCCTGGCCGGCGCCGATAAATACGAGCTGGTCCTGATTGATTGCCCGCCCTCCCTCAACGGACTGACACGGATGGCCTGGTCCGCCAGCGACAAGGTTGCCCTCGTAGCAGAGCCAGGGCTCTTCTCCGTCGCAGGAACCGAACGGACGATGCGCGCCATCCAGCTTTTCCGGCAGGAATTCGCGCCCAACCTTTCCCCGGCCGGCATTGTGGCCAACCGTGTCCGCAGCGGCTCGTCCGAGCATACGTACCGTTTGGCCGAAATGGAGTCGATGTTTGGTGAACTCCTCTTGAGCCCCAGGATCCCGGAACAGGCGAACTGGCAGCAGATCCAGGGCGCCGCCCACCCCGTCCACCATTGGCCCGGGGATTCCGCCAAATCAGCCGCGGCGCTGTTCGACACCCTCCTGGCCAACCTTCTCGCCGTCGGCAACGGTTTGCGGAGCCGCAGCCAGCGGTAG